GTTAGTAGCTTCCAGTTTGGCGTTGGATCAATTATAAGTTTATGTGCTCTAAGTCACAGTTAGTTGTGCTTGATGGAAAGAACCACACCTATAATTACGCGAGGTAGTGGCTAGACCACTCACTTATTCATCTCCCCGTGATTTGTAGTAGTGATAGGGCTTTTCATACTCAATGAAAATCAAAGTTAGCATTTTTACTACTTTCTTAGATGGTTCGGACATAAACCACTTATTTTTTTATTACTGTCTATTCATTTACTGGAAGAGTATCCTGTCTAACTCATTTAGTCCTCTACATTTTAGAACCAAAATAAATACGCTCAGATAAAAAGGCTATTTTTGAAATTAAATGAGTATCAGTTTTAATTATAACGCAAAACAAAAGGCACAACACATTTTCATTCAGTGTTGTGCCTTGAGTGAAACGAAAGGAATGAATTATAATTATGCCGTTCTAATTTCGAAAATCCCTATAGAAAGTGTGTAAAACTTTCATTTTTACTTTCTATATTACTCCCACTCCACAGTTGCTGGTGGTTTGCTGGTAATGTCATAGACAATGCGGTTAACGTGATCGACTTCGTTGACGATACGAACAGAGATTTTTTGGAGGACTTCCCATGGAATTTTTGCAAAGTCTGCGGTCATGCCGTCAATAGACGTAATGGCACGAATGGCAATTGTATAGTCATAGGTACGACCGTCTCCCATAACCCCAACAGAACGTACACCAGTGTTCACTGTGAAGTATTGCCAGATGTCTCGGTCAAGCCCTGCTTTTGCAATCTCTTCACGAAGAATGGCATCGGATTCGCGTACCGTTTCCAGTTTTTCTTCGGTGATTTCCCCCATGACACGGATAGCCAGTCCTGGTCCTGGGAATGGCTGACGCCACACGATTTCATCAGGCATACCAAGTTCTGTTCCTAAGGCACGCACTTCATCTTTGTAAAGCGTATTAAGAGGTTCAATCAATTGGAATTGCATATCTTCTGGTAATCCCCCTACATTATGGTGGGATTTAATGGTTTGAGCAGTATCTGTCCCAGATTCGATGACATCCGTATAAAGTGTTCCTTGGGCAAGAAATGCGACATCTGTTAGCTTGCTTGCTTCGTCATCAAAGACATAAACAAATTCATTACCGATAATTTTGCGTTTTTGCTCAGGATCAGATACACCTGCCAATTTATCAAGGAAGCGTTTTGCAGCATCAGCTTTGACAATATTGAGACCGAATTTACCTCCCAACATGTCCATGACTTGATCTGCTTCGCCCTTACGGAGAAGCCCATGATCAACGAAAATACAGATGAGCTGGTCTCCGATTGCTTTTTGCAGAAGAACCCCAACAACAGATGAGTCAACACCACCAGAAAGCCCAAGAAGAACTTTTTTATCTCCAACCGTTTCACGGATTTGCGCAATCTGCATATCAATGAAATTATCCATGGACCAGTCGCCTTTTGCTCCGCAGATATTAATCGCAAAGTTTCGTAAAATATCATTTCCGTAGACAGAATGACGAACTTCTGGGTGGAATTGAATCCCGTAAATCTTCTTATCAGGATGCTCAATTGCTGCATAAGGGCAGTCAGCAGAAGTACCTGTACGGACAAAGTTGTCAGGAATCTCTGTTACCGCATCTCCATGGCTCATCAAGACCAATTGCTCATCTGGAGTTCCTTCAAAGAGAGGAGAAGGAGTATGGGTAAGCTTTGACTGACCGTATTCACGATTTCCAGCATCTCCAGCCGGTACGACCTTGCCACCGAGTTTATGGGTAATCAGCTGCATACCGTAGCAAATTCCTAAAATCGGAATGCCTAATTCAAAAATTTCTGTGTCAATATCAAACGATCCCTCTTCATAAACAGAATTTGGTCCTCCTGAAAGAACAATTCCAATCGGATTGATTTCCTTAACGTCAGCTGCTGAAATCTTGTGGCTTTTTAGCTCCGAAAATACACCAATTTCACGAATACGACGAGAAATCAACTGGTTGTATTGGCTACCGTAGTCTAACACAATAATTTTCTCTACATCTTTGCTTGTCATCATTTCCCTTTCTGAAAGTAAATATCTTTTCCCTATTCTACCACAAAAGACGGGCATTTCCAACAGAAAGTATCAAATACTATTTGACCTCTTTCCATTTTTATCATACAATGAAGAGAGTAAGATTTCATTAGAAAAAGAGGGGGCTCATGCAACCAGCTTATATTCAAATTCATGATCAAATCAAAAAAGATATTGACGAGAAAATCTGGGAAATTGGGAAGCGTTTGCCAAGTGAACGGGATTTGGCGGAGCAATTTGGGGTGAGTCGTATGACCTTGCGCCAAGCGGTCACCCTCTTGGTTGAGGAGGGGGTTTTAGAACGCCGTATCGGTAGCGGAACCTTTGTAGCAAGTACGCGGGTGCAGGAGAAGATGCGGGGAACAACCAGTTTTACAGAGATTATCAAAGCGCAGGGAAAAATTCCCTCTAGTGACTTGATTTCCTATCGAAAAACAATTCCTAGTCAGGAAGAGGTCGATAAGCTGGGTATTTCTCGGGAAGAAACGATTATCCGAATGGAACGAGTGCGTTACGCTGACCAGATTCCTGTTGTTTATGAGGTGGCGAGTATTCCAGAAAAGTTCATCAAAAATTTCAAAAAGGAAGAAATTACCAGCCATTTTTTCCAAACGCTTCAAGTTCATGGCTACAAGATTGGTAAGTCGCAGCAGACCATCTATGCTCGTCTAGCCAAAGAAAAAATTGCCCACTATTTGCAGATTAAACCCAAGCAAGCCATTCTGGGCTTGACACAAATTTCCTATTTTGAAGATGGGACAGCCTTTGAATATGTAAAAAGTCAATATGTTGGTGAACGTTTTGAGTTTTATTTAGAGAATAAATAGTTTACATAATTTAAATTATGCAAACTAATAGTATAGACAAACCCTATTAGAGAAGGTTAACTACCATATAACAGAAACTCTTAGACATGCTGATATAGCGGTATTGTTAAGAGTTTTTTATTTCTCAAATAAAAGCCCAATTTGTAAAATTAAGTTAGACAAAAAAAGCCATTTATGTTAAGCTCAGATAAACTACCACATTTTTCTGAAAGGACCGAACATAAATGACCTATGCTCATCTTACCACAAATGAGCTCGTAATTATAGAGGCGTATCACCAAGAAGGAAAGAAAATCTCCGCTATTGCTAAATCCCTCGGTCGAGCCCGTCAAACGATTTATAATGTAGTTGCTTACCTTGAACAAGGATATTCAGCTTATGACTACTACGAGCATTATAAAGTGAACAAGAAGCGCTGCGGTAGGCATAACACACAGCTATCCAAGGAAGAAACCGACTTCATTCAATCTCATTTGGAAAAAGACTGGAGTTTAGACGTTATCAAAGGGACGTATCCAAACAAAGTTTCTTGCTCTATGAGAACACTCTATCGTTTAGCCGATCGCGGTGTGTTCAAAAAAGAAAATCTCCCATGGAAGGGTAAACGAAAGCAGAATGGGAAGAAGGAAATGCGCGGTAAACAAGCATTTCGTAGAGACATTCGTGAACGGGCTGAACGCTATCCAACATTTGATAGGGAGTTTGGTCACTTTGAAGGGGATACAATCGTTGGCAAGGATAGTAAGAGTGCTGCGATTACCTTGGTTGAAAGACAATCAAAAGTGATTATAGCGCTTCAAACAAATGGACGAAAAGCCCAGGATATCGAACAGTCACTAAGGGATTGGTTAACGAAATTTCCAAAGAACCTGTTCAAGTCGATGACCTTTGATTGTGGGAAAGAGTTCTCAAATTGGAAGTCATTGTCAAATGAGTATGATATCGACATTTTCTTTGCGGACCCTGGCTGTCCTGGTCAACGTGGACTCAATGAACACTCAAATGGCCTACTACGAAGACACGGACTTCCGAAGCAGACAGACTTCAATGAGATTTCCCAAGAAGTGTTATCAGCGATAGCTGATAAAAGAAACAACATTCCTCGTAAGTCATTAAACTATCAAACTCCTCTACAAGTTTTTCTGAGTTATTTTAAAGTGTCTAACTTAATTTGACAAATAGAAAAGAAAAAATTTGAATAAAATTGTCCAAAATAGATTTTTCCTCAATCTTAGTTTACGTAATTTAAATTATGTATTTTTTTGGCATAAAATTTTGTCATAATGTAGATGAAAAAGACAATGGGTTATCATGCAGATATAAGTGAGTATGGTTTTAAAATGCATGTGCTAGAAAATAGTTACATGCATTTTCTTCATGACTTTGTCCTGAAAATAGATAGGTAGGCTTTATCCTCTAGGAAAAATTTGGTATAATGGAAAGTATGGAAATTGAAAAAACGAATCGGATGAATGCCCTCTTTGAATTTTACGCGGCACTATTGACCGATAAACAGATGAATTATATCGAGCTCTACTATGCTGATGATTATAGCTTGGCTGAGATTGCAGAAGAATTTCAGGTCAGCCGTCAAGCGGTCTATGACAATATCAAGCGGACAGAAAAGATTTTAGAAGATTACGAAAAGAAGTTGCATATGTATTCTGACTATATCGTTCGCAGCCAAATCTTTGATCAAATTTTAGAACGTTATCCAGCAGATATATTTTTGCAAGAACAAATCACCGTGTTAAGTAGTATTGATAATCGAGAATAAAAGGAGAATACCATGGCTTTTGAAAGTTTAACTGAACGTTTACAGAACGTCTTTAAAAATCTGCGCCGTAAAGGCAAAATTAGCGAAAGTGATGTCCAAGAAGCAACCAAGGAAATTCGTCTTGCCCTTCTGGAAGCAGACGTTGCCTTGCCAGTTGTAAAAGAGTTTATCAAGAAAGTCCGGGAACGTGCAGTTGGTCACGAAGTGATTGAAACGCTCAATCCTGCTCAACAAATTATCAAGATTGTTGATGAGGAATTGACAGCAATTTTAGGCTCTGATACAGCTGAAATTATCAAATCACCAAAAATTCCAACTATTATCATGATGGTTGGTCTGCAAGGGGCTGGTAAAACAACCTTTGCTGGAAAACTAGCTAACAAGCTCAAAAAAGAAGAAAATGCCCGACCTTTGCTGATTGCAGCGGATATTTATCGTCCAGCAGCCATTGATCAGTTGAAAACCTTAGGACAACAAATTGACGTTCCTGTTTTTGAATTAGGTACAGGTGTGCCAGCAGTTGACATTGTCAAGCAAGGTCTTGAAGTGGCCAAACAACAAAATAACGACTATGTCTTGATTGATACAGCAGGGCGTTTGCAAATTGACCAAGTGCTGATGAACGAATTACGAGATGTCAAGGCACTTGCCCAACCAAATGAAATTCTCCTCGTCGTCGATGCTATGATTGGTCAAGAAGCAGCTAACGTTGCTCGTGAATTTAATGATCAGCTTGAGGTGACTGGGGTTATCTTAACCAAGATCGATGGGGATACTCGTGGTGGTGCCGCACTGTCTGTCCGTCATATCACTGGCAAACCAATCAAGTTCACAGGTACTGGTGAGAAAATTACAGATATTGAAACCTTCCACCCAGACCGCATGTCTAGCCGTATTTTGGGGATGGGAGACTTGCTGACTCTGATTGAGAAGGCTTCACAAGAATACGATGAGAAGAAATCGCTTGAACTCGCTGAAAAAATGCGAGAAAATACCTTTGATTTCAATGATTTTATCGATCAATTAGACCAAGTACAAAATATGGGACCGATGGAAGACCTTCTCAAGATGATTCCAGGAATGGCTGGAAATCCTGCTCTGGCAAATCTCAAGGTCGACGAGCGAGAAATTGCTCGAAAACGAGCGATTGTGTCATCCATGACCCCAGCTGAACGTGAAAATCCTGATTTGCTGACTCCAAGCCGTCGTCGTCGGATTGCGAACGGCTCAGGAAATAGCTTTGTCGATGTCAACAAGTTCATTAAAGACTTTAACCAAGCAAAGGCTATGATGCAGGGGGTTATGTCTGGTGATATGAACAAGATGATGAAACAAATGGGAATCAATCCCAATAATCTTCCTAAAAATATGCCAAACAACATGGATATGTCCGCTCTTGAAGGGATGATGGGTCAGGGGGGAATGCCTGATTTATCAGCCTTAGGTGGTGCTGGCATGCCAGATATGAGTCAGATGTTTGGTGGGGGATTGAAAGGTAAAATCGGTAAATTTGCCATGGAACAATCCATGAAACGCATGGCCAATAAAATGAAGAAAGCCAAGAAAAAACGGAAATAAGACATGATTGGGAGAAACAAATAAGACATGTTGCACCAACTTTATCCATACGAATTTGTTGATAGTGTATTTACAATTGATTATGAAGCCTTAAAAAAGCAAGGTTTCAAAGCAGTCATTTTTGATATCGATAGTACCTTGGTGCCACACGGAAGACCATCAACTCCAGCAATCGATGAACTATTTCAAATGATTCATCAATTGGGGCTTAAAACTTTCCTTTTGTCCAACAATAGTTCCGAGCGCATTGAACAGTTTATTCGTAATATTGATACAGAATTTATCTCCATTGCAAACAAACCAAATAAAGACGCCTATTTGCAAGCCGTTGAGCGATTAGGCGTCAAAAAAGAAGAAGTTGTATTTGTTGGAGATCAACTGTTTACGGATATTTTAGGAGCAAATCGAGCGCAAATGGCCAATATTTTAGTAAAATTCCTGTTGCAAGAAGGGGAGAGCAAGATTGGCAAAAAACGAAAAGTAGAGCAATTCATTCTTAAAACCTATCGTTGGCGAAAGAAATACCAGCATCGTTTAGGAAATATTGAGAAAAAAGGAGAGAAAAACTAATATGGTATTTTGGAATAAAGATGTACTATTTTGCGAATTGAATCCAACATGTTATGCGATTTCTATGCAAAAAGAGATTGTTAAACGTCATCTTCAAGATTTCAAACGGAAACCGAATTTTGCAAAACAACACCAAGAAGAAATTCTTCCTTGTCTGGTTTCATCCCATTCGTCTCATTTAATAAAAAAAGGCCCAGGTATTGATCTGGAATTACAATACAACAAGGCTATCAATATTGATTTAGCAGCAAAGAGAATGCATAAATTGATCATTCAGCCAGGAGAAATTTTTTCATTTTGGAAACTTGTAGGAAAACTCTCCAGACGAAAAGGGTATTTAGACGGCCGCGTTATTCAAAACGATAAGGTTGAAGCAGGTTTAGGGGGAGGACTCTGCAATCTAGCCAATACCATTCATTGTTTAATTGTGCATAGTCCTATGCAGATAACAGAATTCCATACGCATTCAGATGCCCTTGCTCCAGACGAAGGAAAGCGGATTCCGTTTGCTAATGGAACCTCTGTTGCCTATAATCATGTCGATTATCGCTTCAAAAATTCGACCAATCAGCCTGTTCAATTGCTAGTTTGGTGTGAAGACGAAATCCTCTATGGCGAACTTCGTAGTCAATCAGAATTTCCCACTAGATACGAATTACTAGAAGAAGATCACCACTTTAAGAAAGAGGGAGATAAATATTATCGAAATTCTAAAATTTACAGACAAACCATTGACAAACAGAGCAATCAAGTCTTAGAAAAGAGCTTAATCCTAGACAATCATTCTGAGGTTATGTTTGATTATGATTTAATTCCTAAGAATCAGATTCGAAACTAAAAATCATTTGGAATTGACTTCCAAATGATTTTTAATGCTTCATATAATCGCAAACGGAATTGATTTGCTCTCCGAAATCTGAGCCAGAGAATTTCAAATCAAAAAATGCACTGCCAATCGTAAATGCCCAGGGTTGCGCTTTTTTAACCTCATCTAAACGTTGATAGGAGTCAATGCTTCCTGCCAAACAAACAGGAGCCTGAACCTCTTGGATAAAACGCTCATTCAAAGCTACTGCATCTCCAACATAACGATAACCTAAAAGATCAAACCCATAAACTCCCTTGTCAAGATATGTTTTCGCCTCCTGAATCATACCTTCAATCGAACCCTCCAAGATAGAAGGACGTTTAGAAATCTCACCGACAAAAGGCATATACTTTAATTGATGTTGCTTACAATATTCATGAATAGACTCAAAATAAATTGTTCCCATTAGAATGTCACAACCACACTCAACGGCAGTTTTCGCTCCCTCTAAACCTTCACTCTCAGTATAAGCAACAACTTCTAGAAATGTAGTTTTGCCGTATTTTTTCATATAAGAGAATAAAGATTTCATTTCCGAGGTAGAGAGCGGTTTCTCTTTAAAACCCCAAAAGTTAGCTTTTGAGTGATTATATTGTTCAAACATCTCAAAGGCATTGGCAACAGTCAGGTCATTATGAGTCAACATTACAATTAATTCACTAGTTGTCATCTATCCTATCCATTCTTTTTACAAAATAATCCATTTCATATTTTATCATAAAATATTTTAAATAGGAACTAAAACAGCGAAAATAGAATAAAAACACATCTTAGTTTGGGTGTTTATTTTTTTCTTTATTTTTGTTTTATACGTTATTTTCAAGCTGAATAGAATACAAAATGAAAGTCATGACTGAAGTAATTGTGAAAAAAGTTTTATAATTCA
The window above is part of the Streptococcus himalayensis genome. Proteins encoded here:
- a CDS encoding YqeG family HAD IIIA-type phosphatase, whose amino-acid sequence is MLHQLYPYEFVDSVFTIDYEALKKQGFKAVIFDIDSTLVPHGRPSTPAIDELFQMIHQLGLKTFLLSNNSSERIEQFIRNIDTEFISIANKPNKDAYLQAVERLGVKKEEVVFVGDQLFTDILGANRAQMANILVKFLLQEGESKIGKKRKVEQFILKTYRWRKKYQHRLGNIEKKGEKN
- a CDS encoding putative DNA-binding protein — translated: MEIEKTNRMNALFEFYAALLTDKQMNYIELYYADDYSLAEIAEEFQVSRQAVYDNIKRTEKILEDYEKKLHMYSDYIVRSQIFDQILERYPADIFLQEQITVLSSIDNRE
- the guaA gene encoding glutamine-hydrolyzing GMP synthase, which encodes MMTSKDVEKIIVLDYGSQYNQLISRRIREIGVFSELKSHKISAADVKEINPIGIVLSGGPNSVYEEGSFDIDTEIFELGIPILGICYGMQLITHKLGGKVVPAGDAGNREYGQSKLTHTPSPLFEGTPDEQLVLMSHGDAVTEIPDNFVRTGTSADCPYAAIEHPDKKIYGIQFHPEVRHSVYGNDILRNFAINICGAKGDWSMDNFIDMQIAQIRETVGDKKVLLGLSGGVDSSVVGVLLQKAIGDQLICIFVDHGLLRKGEADQVMDMLGGKFGLNIVKADAAKRFLDKLAGVSDPEQKRKIIGNEFVYVFDDEASKLTDVAFLAQGTLYTDVIESGTDTAQTIKSHHNVGGLPEDMQFQLIEPLNTLYKDEVRALGTELGMPDEIVWRQPFPGPGLAIRVMGEITEEKLETVRESDAILREEIAKAGLDRDIWQYFTVNTGVRSVGVMGDGRTYDYTIAIRAITSIDGMTADFAKIPWEVLQKISVRIVNEVDHVNRIVYDITSKPPATVEWE
- a CDS encoding IS30 family transposase; this encodes MTYAHLTTNELVIIEAYHQEGKKISAIAKSLGRARQTIYNVVAYLEQGYSAYDYYEHYKVNKKRCGRHNTQLSKEETDFIQSHLEKDWSLDVIKGTYPNKVSCSMRTLYRLADRGVFKKENLPWKGKRKQNGKKEMRGKQAFRRDIRERAERYPTFDREFGHFEGDTIVGKDSKSAAITLVERQSKVIIALQTNGRKAQDIEQSLRDWLTKFPKNLFKSMTFDCGKEFSNWKSLSNEYDIDIFFADPGCPGQRGLNEHSNGLLRRHGLPKQTDFNEISQEVLSAIADKRNNIPRKSLNYQTPLQVFLSYFKVSNLI
- the ffh gene encoding signal recognition particle protein, producing MAFESLTERLQNVFKNLRRKGKISESDVQEATKEIRLALLEADVALPVVKEFIKKVRERAVGHEVIETLNPAQQIIKIVDEELTAILGSDTAEIIKSPKIPTIIMMVGLQGAGKTTFAGKLANKLKKEENARPLLIAADIYRPAAIDQLKTLGQQIDVPVFELGTGVPAVDIVKQGLEVAKQQNNDYVLIDTAGRLQIDQVLMNELRDVKALAQPNEILLVVDAMIGQEAANVAREFNDQLEVTGVILTKIDGDTRGGAALSVRHITGKPIKFTGTGEKITDIETFHPDRMSSRILGMGDLLTLIEKASQEYDEKKSLELAEKMRENTFDFNDFIDQLDQVQNMGPMEDLLKMIPGMAGNPALANLKVDEREIARKRAIVSSMTPAERENPDLLTPSRRRRIANGSGNSFVDVNKFIKDFNQAKAMMQGVMSGDMNKMMKQMGINPNNLPKNMPNNMDMSALEGMMGQGGMPDLSALGGAGMPDMSQMFGGGLKGKIGKFAMEQSMKRMANKMKKAKKKRK
- a CDS encoding VanW family protein: MVFWNKDVLFCELNPTCYAISMQKEIVKRHLQDFKRKPNFAKQHQEEILPCLVSSHSSHLIKKGPGIDLELQYNKAINIDLAAKRMHKLIIQPGEIFSFWKLVGKLSRRKGYLDGRVIQNDKVEAGLGGGLCNLANTIHCLIVHSPMQITEFHTHSDALAPDEGKRIPFANGTSVAYNHVDYRFKNSTNQPVQLLVWCEDEILYGELRSQSEFPTRYELLEEDHHFKKEGDKYYRNSKIYRQTIDKQSNQVLEKSLILDNHSEVMFDYDLIPKNQIRN
- a CDS encoding GntR family transcriptional regulator produces the protein MQPAYIQIHDQIKKDIDEKIWEIGKRLPSERDLAEQFGVSRMTLRQAVTLLVEEGVLERRIGSGTFVASTRVQEKMRGTTSFTEIIKAQGKIPSSDLISYRKTIPSQEEVDKLGISREETIIRMERVRYADQIPVVYEVASIPEKFIKNFKKEEITSHFFQTLQVHGYKIGKSQQTIYARLAKEKIAHYLQIKPKQAILGLTQISYFEDGTAFEYVKSQYVGERFEFYLENK